The nucleotide window AGGTCGTTTAGGCATCCGTGTGCGCAAGCGAAAGGGGAGAAACTGTTGTATCAAGGTAAAACCATCCTCGGTTTTATCCCCGCCCGGGCCGGGTCTAAAGGCGTGCCGGGGAAAAACATCAGGCCCCTGGCGGGGAAACCTTTGATCGTCCACACCATCGAGACCGCCAGGGCAAGCGGTGTTTTCGACTGCCTGCTGGTATCGACTGACGGCGAAGAGATCGCCAGGATAGCCAGGGAAGCCGGGGCGGAAGTGCCGTTTATGCGCCCGGCGGAACTGGCCACCGATACGGCTCGCGGAATCGATGCCCTGACCCACGCCATGGCCTGGTGTGAAGAACACGGGAGCCTTTATGATTGGGTAATGGTCTTGCAGCCAACCAGCCCGTTACGCTCCGTTGACGATATCCTGGGAGCATGCCGGTTGATGCTGGAACGCGATGCTCAAGCAGTCGTTTCGGTATGCCAGGTTGACCACCACCCCTGGTGGTGTAACACTCTTCCCGAAGATTTAAACATGGAAAACTTTATCCGGCCTGAGGCTTTGAATTTAAACCGGCAGGAATTGCCTGTCTTTTATCGCTTGAATGGGGCGATATATATGGGCGAATGGGAATTTTTTAAAAAGGGAAGCTCCTTTTATGGCCCGCGTACTTATGCTTATATTATGCCATGGGTGCGGTCAGTAGATATAGATAGTGAAATTGATTTTACCCTTGCAGAAATATTACTAAAGGGCAGTTAATATAATTCACTTTTTTTATGTTTTATTCCAACAGTAGCTTTATATTTTGAGGTAACAATTTAGAAAACATCGTTTCTATTAAGACCGTATGCGCAGGCAATACGGGGTGATTTATAATGGACCCAGGATTTTAGACACGAAAAATGGGGGTCCTAAGCGTCAACATGGGTACTAGGAAACATTATCCAGCCGAGCTTAAGGCTAAAATCGTACTGGAAATTTTCAAGGAAGAAAAATCCATCGCCCAAATCGCCTCCGAATATGGTATCCACCCCTCTGTCCTAAACCGGTGGAGAAATACGGCAGTAGAGAAACTGCCTTCCCTCTTCATCGATGAAACGAAAAATCTGGAGAACATGAAATCCGAATACGAGAAAAAATCCAAATATATTTTATAATACATACAGCGGATTATATTGGAGAAGCATTTATTGTCTTTGAACCATGGTTCTTAGGACGTGGGTCGATGATGTGTGGGAGCTGGAATCCGTACAAACTAGAAGAAGCAACTAATCATTTTCTGGATATGTTAAACTATATTTTAACCGAAAAGTAGCTATAGTTGATGAGCAAGCGGCAATTAATTAACGGTCTGGGCGCTTTAAGGGTAGGATAAACTATTTTAAATTTTACATGGACATCTGAGTGAACACCTAAAACTCTAATAAGGAACTAAATAATTTTGTCCGATTGACGATATTAAAAGATGCGAGAACGGAAGTCATGAAAGATCCTTTTTAGGGGGTGGTGGGTGACCTAAAGCAAAAGGACACTTATTATTAGAGCATTTTTTGTTGTGGATCCAGAAGTTATTGCTGAACTAAAGTTTACGGCAGGGAAGCCGAACCAAAAATCAAGGAGGATGAAGCAGGTTGATTATCAATCACAACGTTTTTGCCCTCAACGCTTATCGCAATTTAACGGTCACGAATAGTAACATGGCTAAAGCTATGGAAAAACTGTCTTCGGGCCTGCGGATCAACCGGGCCGCCGATGATGCTGCTGGTCTGGCCATCAGCGAAAAGATGCGCGGTCAGATCCGGGGTTTAAATCAGGCGGTGCGCAATGCCCAGGACGGCATCTCTATGATCCAGACGGCTGAAGGTGCGTTAAATGAAACCCACGCCATTTTACAGAGGATGCGAGAGCTGGCGGCTCAGGCGGCAAATGATACTTTAACCGCTGATGATCGCACGCAGATCCAAAAGGAGATCAATCAGCTGACAGAAGAAATCGACCGCATCGGCCGGACAACGGAGTTTAACACCCAGGCTTTGTTGGACGGGAGCTTTACTGGTAAAAAGATTCAAATTGGTGCCAATCCCAATCAAGATCTTACAGTTGATATTAACAGTATGAGAGCAGCAAAAGTATCAGGTACTACCGTAACAGCAGGCGGCTTGGACGTTGTCCAAAATAAAGGCGTAAAAGTAAGCGGTACTGTGGTAACATCTGCTACAGGAAACTCAGCAGTTAATTATATTAAACTTATAAATGCTAATGGTACTGCCGTAACCGCCTATGCAGTCAGCGTAATGACCAACTCCGCTGCCAATGCGGCAATAAAAATTTTCCAAGATGCAATTGATAAGGTTTCAACCGAGCGCTCCAAGCTTGGCGCCATTCAGAACCGCCTGGAGCATACTATTGCCAATCTGAGTGTTGCTTCAGAAAACCTGACGGCAGCCGAATCCCGTATCAGGGATGTCGATATGGCCCAGGAAATGATGAACTTTACCAGGAGCCAGATCTTAAGCCAGGCAGGCACGGCTATGCTCGCCCAATCGAATCAGATCCCGGCGACGGTTTTGCAGTTACTCAGGTAAATATATTTCACCTCGGCCGGCCGGCAAATCCGGCCGGCCCTGCAATTTTAATGGTGGTGTAGATGATAGCAGGAGAAAATTCAACCTTTGAAATAATTATGGCTAAAAACGGTTTGATCACCCTGAAATATCATGGCGACCGGGAAGTTTTTTTACATAGCAGTTTTGACCCGGAAATGGAAGGCAGGAGGTGGGCCGAAGGGGTAGACTGTCAACCAGATGATACAGTTATTGTTTTAGGTATAGGCCTGGGCTACCATATAAAGGCTTTGGCCAGGAGGTTGACTTCAGGCAAAATTATTGCCATCGAACCCCATGAGGAACTAATCGCCAGTTGCAGTAACTACTGGGTATTTAAAGACCTTATTACCAAAAACAAAGTTATTATTTTGTCAAGCGAACAGCCCTCAAAGAATTTTTTGGCCGGACTTGTTGATCCCTTTCACCTTGAGAAGGTAAAAATCGCGGAATATCATCCCTTACGGTATTATTTCTCGAGGGAATTTATCGATATCCTCAGGGAAATTAATAACTCTTTATCTCATCTATTTGTTTCGGCTAATACCGTTCTTTACTTCTCTCGCACCTGGACCCAGAACTTTTTTGCTAATCTAGATAAAATCTTAACGGCTGTTCCGGCCGATTTATTCAAAGATGTTTTTCCGAACAGACCGGGGATTATTGTTTCGGCAGGCCCCTCACTAAATAAAAATATTCATTTATTAAAAAAAGCTAAAGGTAAAGCCGTAATCATCGTCGTTGGCACGGCCCTCAGGCCTGTAACGGCTATAGATGTAAAACCAGATATAGCTGTCTCACTGGACGGAAGCGAGGCTAATTACCGTCATTTTCAGGAATTGAGCATTTCCGGTTTTCCTTTGTTATTTGACGCCATCATTTATCCCCAGATTTTAAGGGAGCATCAGGGACCCCTTATAGGCAGCGTTTTTTATGATACTTTCAGCCGCTGGCTGATTAACTCTGGCCTACAGGTCCCGGGACAAATTAGTATAGGCCCTTCCGTAGCCAATATGGCCTTTGATTTTGCCGTGAAATTAGGCCTGGATCCCATTATTTTTATCGGCCAGGATCTGGCCTTTAGTGATGGTCACACCCATGCCAGGGGGACAGTTTACGAAAAAAATAAACCGACAGATGATGAAGTTAATCTTCTCGAGATAGAAAGTTTTGACGGGGGCAAGGTGCTGACAAGTCGTTCCCTGCATTCCATGCTACTATATCTGGAAACGCAAATTGCCCTGACGGCAAGCGGTAGGAATATAATAAACGCTACGGAAGGTGGGGCTAAGATAGCTGGTACTAGAGCCATGACCCTGAACGAAGCAATTAATCTTTATTGCAAGGATAAATTTGATCCCGAAGAAAAAATACAGGCGATTTGTTCGGCTTATAATCCACCTGGACCGGATACACTGGGAAAACTGGTGCAGAAAATAAAGGCAGAAGCAAGTAATTTAGAAAAAGCAACAAAGATAGCCAGAAGTGGTTTGAGACTGGCTAATAATTTGGAACTGTTACTGAGGGCCAAAGAGCCCCTACAGCATAAGATTAATAAATTACTAAAACGGCTGGACGCTGTTGATAAGGAGTTGAAAAATTTAAGTGCAGGATTATTACCGGTGGATATGGCTTTCCAACCGGTATGGTTTTACTTGAATAAAGGGGCTTTCGATAAAGAGGCAGAAGATCAGCATACTGAGGGTATAAGACTCGCCAAAAAGACCCAGTTCTTATACCATGGTTTGATTGAAAGCATTAACATTGTAAAAGAATCCATGCTTCAGGCGGCGAAGAATATTGATAAGGGAAGTGAATAAATTGCTGTTATATATTGATGGTATCCAGTGGGAAGGGGAGGGGGATCCCTTGAAAGGGATTATCGAGAGGGGCCAGGTTATAAGTAAGGTTAGCATTGACGGTAAAGAGTACAAAGGTTCTTTCGAAGAAGCTTTGAAAGTAAAAGGAGCAGATGAAATTAGAATAGAGACTACTTCTCTGGCTCAATTGATGGCCGAAACCCAGGCTACAGTCGAGAACTATTTAATAAAACTAATGGAAGGGATAAAACAGGTTGCTTATTTGTTTCAATCCGGGCAGGAGGCAAAGGCATGCAGTCTGTCCGCAGATATAATTACCGGCCTGGATTGGTTAGTTCAGGCGGTAGCTGCAATTAATAATATAAAACAAGATTATCTGCCGGGTATAGAAATCCATACTTTTTTAGACAAAACAAAGGAACTTTTAAAGGCCTGGGAAAGCAAGGATTTCATTCTTATTAGCGATCTATTTGAATATGAATTTTTGCCGTTATTGGAGCGATGGGGAACGTTAATAAAAAGATCGAGTTTGCTCGGATAATTTTAGATTTTAAGGTAAGGAGTGTTTGGTAAGTGATTATTCAACACAGGGAGGAGAAGTTGCCGGAAAGCTTTAAAGCGCACTTAACATACGAACAAATATACACCATTTAATCAAGTTTTTCTCAACAGGTGCACAAAATTAAGAACATGCAATACTGCATTGTATATACGCTCGTCTAAAAGGCGTGTATCCTTTCAGCCGGGCGGCGGCTACGATGTAAGCGGCGTCGTAAGCGCTTATCTGCTATTTGCGGCTTAAAGAAAAGTTTGTTTCCACCTTTTCTTCGATTTCTACCCACCGGATCTGGAGGGCAGAAATTTCTTTTGCTATTTCGCTAATCCTGCCACGTCTGGCAGCCACCGAACAGGCGTTGATGAGTTCTATGACCAAGAGACATGGACCGCAGAGGGTGATCCGGCCTATAGCATAGTCAAGCATTAATTTTTTGGCCCTGGGGGAAAGCTCATCGGGGAAATAGGCGCAAAGGATGGCGCTAGCGTCTGCTACGATATCCAATGTGCTACCTCTTTTCCAATTCTTGAAGAGAGTTTTGATATATTTCTTTCGCCGTTATCCCTGCATACTTCATAACCGCGGAGAGCTCCTGCATAACGAGAAAATTTTTGAGGCGGCGCAGGCTGGCATACTCCTCATAAGGAAGGAGAGTGGCTACCGATTTGCCTTTTTTCTCCAGAATTACGCTTTCCCAATATTCTATCTGGCGTATTATTTCAAGAAATTGTTCTTTAGCCTGGTTAATATTCATGGTTAGCATAATTGGACACCTCCATTAACCATATTATATGACTATTAGAATATTAGAAAATGAAATTAACCTATATGGGTCCATTGTACAAGTTCATGGTTGGCGGGATAAATCTCTGGCGCTAATCTCCCGGTAAAATATCACGGACGGAGATGTTCATCCCGGGGAAGGCCACGGGTGCAATGCTATCGTCGCGCCCGTATTCTTTTATCTCTTTATAACTGTTGGAGGATGGCTGTCGATATACAGTTATCTGCTGTGCTTGGAGATCAATTAGCCATACTTCATTTATACCTGCCCGGGCATAAAGGTTTATTTTTACTTCCCGGTCGTAGGTGACGGAACTGTCGGCCACTTCTATTAATAAAAGCACGTCCTCCGGTCGGGGGTGGAAGGTGCCGTAATAGTCATCACGAGGTTTAAGCAACATCAGGTCTGGTTGGGGTTCTGAGTATTCATCAATGCGTAATGGGTTCTGGGTATCTACCAAAGCTTTATCTCCTACTAGATTGTTAAAAATCCTGTCCAATCGTCTCACACATGCAGCGTGTTTGACCCCTATGGGTACCATCTCTATAATCTCCCCCTCGATCAATTCCACCCGGTCGTCTTCTCCCAGGATGCCTGCATATGCCATCTGGTAATATTCGTCAACGGTAAAGCGCCGGCGGGTAACCTCAACTGCGGCCATTATTTAGCCCTCCTTTCTTCCTAGCTACTTAAACCCGGCAGCACGGTTTTTCCAAAAATGGCCAGATGGCTATCGAAACCGAATATCTGGGGGATATTGAATTCGTTGACGATAACACCGGTAGCGGCATCAGGATATGATAATACCACATCCCGATATTGACGTAAGAACTGATTGATTTTATCCTCCATGTCCTGGCTGGCGTAGATTAAGGTTAAGCGATTTTTTAACTGCAGCTTTTTTATAATTTCCAGGAAATGAAGGGCGTGAAAAGAAGAAGTGTGGTATCGCAACCAGGTGTATGTTTCGGCTATGATATAGTTACTTGTGAACATTCGCCATTTATTACGATGAAAACGGTAAAAGTTGACTGCTATTTCATGGTACGGATCTTTTTCCCAGCCAAGGGCGATAAAGGCGCCGGTATCGACAAAAATTTTTACTTTAGTAGTTAGAGGGGTCGCCGTATAAATCTTTTTCATATCCAGATGCACCTTTAGATGATTTCGATAGTTTCTTTATGGAGCCAATAAAGTCTTCCATGGGATCTTCTTCTCTGCGGTCTTTTTTTATAAGCTCCGCTTCAAGAAATCGTAATAGCCTGGCCTTTTCCTTACGGTTTAGATGTTGAATTTCTTTAATAATTTTTTTTACGGCCATATTCTCACCTCTTTCATGCCCATATAAAACCAAAGTAAATATTGCAGAACTATTATGAGAGAAGTATTCATTATAGTTTAGAATACGATAATATTATACCACAATGAGGGGAATTACTTGTTATATTTGAAGGCCTGCCTGGTTTTAATTTCCCTCAATAACTCAAGCACAGCGATAATCTGTCGATATAAAGGAATAGCGAAACACCGTGGGGGTGGCAGCAGTGCGGGTCGAAGGAGTCGATCCTTTAGTCCTAAACCAGGTCCAGAGCCAGACGCAGAAACCGGCAGTGCAGGATGCCAAAAGGATCAACGTTGACGGCGAGCAGGAAAAATACCGCCGGGAAAAGGAAACCGGTTATTCCCGGGACGAATTGCAGCAGGCGGTGGAAAAGTTAAATGCGGCAACGGACCTCTTTAATATAAAATTGCGCTTTAAACTTGACCATGAGAAGGGCGAGTTATATGTCCTTGTCATCGACGCCAGAGAGGGTAAGATTATCCGTCGCATCCCACCGGAGAATGTGCTGAAGGTGACTAGCGAGATGCAGTACATGGTAGGCCTGCTCTTGGATGAATTAATCTAAAGCAAAAATGTAGCAAGTTGTCGCAAAGGCTTGGAGGCAAATGGGTGAAAGGGAGTATCCGACCCGATTTGTATGGTATAAGGCAAGAAGTGTTTTGCAGGAAGGTATTAGTGCTAGAATAGGGAGGGCTTTATAAATGGCCAGCGGCATTTATTTTTCTGGGCTGGCTTCAGGAATTGACACGGAATCGATTATTACGCAATTAATGAATCTTGAAAGGGTCCCTTTGACCAAACTACAGCAACGCAAAAACCAGTACAACGTTGAAAAAAATGCCTGGCACGATATTTATACGCGGCTGAGTAACTTGCAAAGTAAACTCGCAAGCCTCAAGCTCTCCTCTACTTTTACGGGTATGAAGGCAACTTCTAGCAACACGGCGGTGTTGACGGCCACGGCCAGCAGTAGCGCCGTCGCCGGCAGATATCGTATAGGTATCGTTCAGTTGGCTCAGGCCCATAAGGTAGCTAGCCAACAACCCCTGGTTTATGGTACGGAAACGCAGATTTTAACGGACACTTTTAACGACGCTACTTACACCGCTGGCGTAGCTACTTTGAGCAATTTAACCCAGGATACGACAAACGGCATCATTCGCCTGTCGTCAGGGACTTCAGGAAGCATTACCTCAAATGCCATCAGCATTAACGCCGCAAATGGCGGCCGCCTTACTTTGACGGTTAGCCAGCAGGAGCGGTTAAATACGAATTACGTGTATCAGTATCGAACCTTTGATGGAACTACGTGGAGCGATTGGCAGACGTTAGGAAGTTTGAATGGCGACGGTTTTCTTGGTTACAAAACCCACACCTTAACGGCAACGTTAAACGGCAACGTACAACAAATACAATTAAGAGCGACTTTAAACGGAGATAGTACTTCTATCCCCATGCTTGCCGATTGGACGGCAAACTTTCAACCAGCCACGCCTGTGACCTCTGACACCCAGGCGCTAGGTTTAAGCGGTTCCTTCAGCATAACCGTGGGCGGACAAACCCGCAACATCACCGTCAGCGCGAGCGACTCCCTGCAGTCCATTGCCGCCCTCATCAATACCGTACCGGCTTCAGGACAGACCAGCGGGGCGGGGGACATCGTAACCGCCGCCGTCATCGACCACCGCCTGGTGCTTACCAGCAAAACTAGCGGTGCAGCCGGAGCTATGTCCTTTACCGATTCTAACGGCGTTCTCAACAGTTTGGGGCTGGTAGATGGGAGCGGAAAAATCCTTTCCGGTGCCGTGGTCCAGGATGCCCGGGACGCCGTTTTCACTGTCGACGGTCTCACCATAAGCCGTCCTACAAATACCATCACCGACGTTATCACCGGCGTCACCTTGAACCTTTTGGGAGTAACCGACGCCGACGGCAACAAAGCAATAAGTGATGCGGAAACCATTAACCTCGAGGTAGGCCATGATATCCAGAAAGCCATAGACGCCGTTAAAGAGTTGGTCGATCAGTATAACTCGGTTATGGACTTTATCAGCACCAAAGGTGGTAAGGACGGCGACCTCCAGGGTGATCCCACTTTAGCGCGAATAGGCAGTTCCCTGTGGCGCTTGATGACCGATACCGTTTCCGGGC belongs to Moorella humiferrea and includes:
- a CDS encoding cytidylyltransferase domain-containing protein; the encoded protein is MYQGKTILGFIPARAGSKGVPGKNIRPLAGKPLIVHTIETARASGVFDCLLVSTDGEEIARIAREAGAEVPFMRPAELATDTARGIDALTHAMAWCEEHGSLYDWVMVLQPTSPLRSVDDILGACRLMLERDAQAVVSVCQVDHHPWWCNTLPEDLNMENFIRPEALNLNRQELPVFYRLNGAIYMGEWEFFKKGSSFYGPRTYAYIMPWVRSVDIDSEIDFTLAEILLKGS
- a CDS encoding transposase; this translates as MGTRKHYPAELKAKIVLEIFKEEKSIAQIASEYGIHPSVLNRWRNTAVEKLPSLFIDETKNLENMKSEYEKKSKYIL
- a CDS encoding flagellin, which codes for MIINHNVFALNAYRNLTVTNSNMAKAMEKLSSGLRINRAADDAAGLAISEKMRGQIRGLNQAVRNAQDGISMIQTAEGALNETHAILQRMRELAAQAANDTLTADDRTQIQKEINQLTEEIDRIGRTTEFNTQALLDGSFTGKKIQIGANPNQDLTVDINSMRAAKVSGTTVTAGGLDVVQNKGVKVSGTVVTSATGNSAVNYIKLINANGTAVTAYAVSVMTNSAANAAIKIFQDAIDKVSTERSKLGAIQNRLEHTIANLSVASENLTAAESRIRDVDMAQEMMNFTRSQILSQAGTAMLAQSNQIPATVLQLLR
- a CDS encoding motility associated factor glycosyltransferase family protein, which produces MIAGENSTFEIIMAKNGLITLKYHGDREVFLHSSFDPEMEGRRWAEGVDCQPDDTVIVLGIGLGYHIKALARRLTSGKIIAIEPHEELIASCSNYWVFKDLITKNKVIILSSEQPSKNFLAGLVDPFHLEKVKIAEYHPLRYYFSREFIDILREINNSLSHLFVSANTVLYFSRTWTQNFFANLDKILTAVPADLFKDVFPNRPGIIVSAGPSLNKNIHLLKKAKGKAVIIVVGTALRPVTAIDVKPDIAVSLDGSEANYRHFQELSISGFPLLFDAIIYPQILREHQGPLIGSVFYDTFSRWLINSGLQVPGQISIGPSVANMAFDFAVKLGLDPIIFIGQDLAFSDGHTHARGTVYEKNKPTDDEVNLLEIESFDGGKVLTSRSLHSMLLYLETQIALTASGRNIINATEGGAKIAGTRAMTLNEAINLYCKDKFDPEEKIQAICSAYNPPGPDTLGKLVQKIKAEASNLEKATKIARSGLRLANNLELLLRAKEPLQHKINKLLKRLDAVDKELKNLSAGLLPVDMAFQPVWFYLNKGAFDKEAEDQHTEGIRLAKKTQFLYHGLIESINIVKESMLQAAKNIDKGSE
- a CDS encoding type II toxin-antitoxin system VapC family toxin, which translates into the protein MDIVADASAILCAYFPDELSPRAKKLMLDYAIGRITLCGPCLLVIELINACSVAARRGRISEIAKEISALQIRWVEIEEKVETNFSLSRK
- a CDS encoding type II toxin-antitoxin system Phd/YefM family antitoxin, giving the protein MLTMNINQAKEQFLEIIRQIEYWESVILEKKGKSVATLLPYEEYASLRRLKNFLVMQELSAVMKYAGITAKEIYQNSLQELEKR
- a CDS encoding Uma2 family endonuclease, whose translation is MAAVEVTRRRFTVDEYYQMAYAGILGEDDRVELIEGEIIEMVPIGVKHAACVRRLDRIFNNLVGDKALVDTQNPLRIDEYSEPQPDLMLLKPRDDYYGTFHPRPEDVLLLIEVADSSVTYDREVKINLYARAGINEVWLIDLQAQQITVYRQPSSNSYKEIKEYGRDDSIAPVAFPGMNISVRDILPGD
- a CDS encoding type II toxin-antitoxin system VapC family toxin, whose translation is MKKIYTATPLTTKVKIFVDTGAFIALGWEKDPYHEIAVNFYRFHRNKWRMFTSNYIIAETYTWLRYHTSSFHALHFLEIIKKLQLKNRLTLIYASQDMEDKINQFLRQYRDVVLSYPDAATGVIVNEFNIPQIFGFDSHLAIFGKTVLPGLSS
- a CDS encoding flagellar protein FlaG, whose product is MRVEGVDPLVLNQVQSQTQKPAVQDAKRINVDGEQEKYRREKETGYSRDELQQAVEKLNAATDLFNIKLRFKLDHEKGELYVLVIDAREGKIIRRIPPENVLKVTSEMQYMVGLLLDELI
- the fliD gene encoding flagellar filament capping protein FliD → MASGIYFSGLASGIDTESIITQLMNLERVPLTKLQQRKNQYNVEKNAWHDIYTRLSNLQSKLASLKLSSTFTGMKATSSNTAVLTATASSSAVAGRYRIGIVQLAQAHKVASQQPLVYGTETQILTDTFNDATYTAGVATLSNLTQDTTNGIIRLSSGTSGSITSNAISINAANGGRLTLTVSQQERLNTNYVYQYRTFDGTTWSDWQTLGSLNGDGFLGYKTHTLTATLNGNVQQIQLRATLNGDSTSIPMLADWTANFQPATPVTSDTQALGLSGSFSITVGGQTRNITVSASDSLQSIAALINTVPASGQTSGAGDIVTAAVIDHRLVLTSKTSGAAGAMSFTDSNGVLNSLGLVDGSGKILSGAVVQDARDAVFTVDGLTISRPTNTITDVITGVTLNLLGVTDADGNKAISDAETINLEVGHDIQKAIDAVKELVDQYNSVMDFISTKGGKDGDLQGDPTLARIGSSLWRLMTDTVSGLTGNYRTPWSIGISTGEVAGSGALTFDRSGKITLDTDKLTAALQADPQAVMAIFTNDGKTGLADRLDTYLTSLVRSGDGLIPSREKSLQDIMDDIDDQISRMEDRLAIKEEQLRRQFTAMEQALAALQSQGNWLAGQIAGLGAYQKK